In the Bacteroidota bacterium genome, CCGGGGGTAATGAAAATGTTATGCTTTGCGAAAGAGGAATTCGTACTTTTGAAGACAAAACACGCTTTACCCTTGACCTTTGTGGCGTTTCATTTTTGAAAGAGCATACAAATTTACCTGTAATTCTTGACCCTAGCCATGCTATGGGCTATGCCTATGGAGTTCCCGACCTTGCAAGAGCATGTGTTGCAATGGGAGTTGACGGCCTTTTAATTGAAACACATCCGAATCCTTCAGAAGCAAAATCTGATGCAGCTCAACAATTAAATCATCAAGAATTTACTGATCTCTTTCACAGCTTAACTCCTATCGCAAAAGCAATAGGTAAAAACATTTTATAAGAAATATTATCATGAATTACTTTAAAAGAAACATTAAATACCTGAAAAAGAAACATAATATTTCAATAAATAAAATAGCGGAAACAGCAAAAAAAGAGATTATTTATATTGAACAATGTGAACGAGGAATAACTGCTCCCGATGCTGATACCCTAATTGCTTTTAGTACAATATTCAATATTTCAATTGATAAACTTATAAAAACTAATATCAGTGAATCTGAAAATCTCATAAAAAATAAAGACATAAAATTACTTGTTTGCGATATTGATGGCGTTTTAACTGACGGAGGAATGTACTACACTGAAAATGGTGATGAGATGAAAAAGTTTAACACAAAAGACGGTATGGCATTGCTTAACAT is a window encoding:
- a CDS encoding HAD hydrolase family protein — translated: MNYFKRNIKYLKKKHNISINKIAETAKKEIIYIEQCERGITAPDADTLIAFSTIFNISIDKLIKTNISESENLIKNKDIKLLVCDIDGVLTDGGMYYTENGDEMKKFNTKDGMALLNIKEKGIKTALLSSGFKANIGTNRAKTLKTDFVYIGRDAKLGILKKWCKELDIELSNVAYLGDDVNDLEIIKEVGISACPANAILEVKNSVNIILYRNGGDACVREFVDGYF